A window from Bordetella petrii encodes these proteins:
- a CDS encoding aromatic-ring-hydroxylating dioxygenase subunit beta, which yields MSLPLAYPERRIDPARAIALKLEIEEFNADYCAVLDGGQVERWPEFFTEDALYRVTARENAERGLPVGLVYAEGRDMMHDRAVAIARTQMFAPRHMLHVLGNTRVTQETEHGEVIATASFLLLQTLVEGPSTLHLAGVFHDRYARVEGALKLRERQVVYDTAILANDLVYPV from the coding sequence ATGAGCCTGCCGCTTGCCTATCCCGAACGCCGCATCGATCCCGCGCGCGCCATCGCGCTGAAGCTCGAGATCGAGGAATTCAACGCCGACTATTGCGCCGTGCTGGACGGCGGCCAGGTCGAACGCTGGCCGGAATTCTTCACCGAAGACGCGCTGTACCGGGTCACCGCCCGCGAAAACGCCGAACGCGGCCTGCCCGTGGGCCTGGTGTATGCCGAAGGGCGCGACATGATGCACGACCGCGCGGTGGCGATCGCGCGCACCCAGATGTTCGCGCCACGCCACATGCTGCACGTGCTGGGCAACACCCGGGTCACGCAGGAAACAGAACACGGCGAAGTCATCGCCACCGCCAGCTTCCTGCTGCTGCAGACCCTGGTGGAAGGGCCGTCCACCCTGCACCTGGCCGGCGTGTTCCACGACCGCTACGCGCGGGTGGAAGGCGCCTTGAAGCTGCGGGAAAGGCAGGTGGTGTACGACACCGCCATCCTGGCCAACGACCTGGTGTATCCCGTTTGA
- a CDS encoding isochorismatase family protein, with amino-acid sequence MDREVGTYRRQGFGAALELKAPVGLLIVDFVNGFADPAVFGGGNIAPAIACTVPLLRHARARGWAVAHSRIVYADDDADHNIFSLKVPGMLTLKEASHASAIVPELAPQGGELVVRKTVPSAFFGTGLSAWLAQRGVQTLAVAGAVTSGCVRASVVDAMSYGLRPLVVSDCVGDRAQAPHEASLFDMEQKYAAVMPRDQALAALDSL; translated from the coding sequence GTGGACAGGGAAGTCGGCACGTATCGCCGCCAGGGATTCGGCGCGGCGCTGGAGCTGAAGGCGCCCGTGGGCCTGTTGATCGTCGATTTCGTCAATGGATTCGCCGACCCGGCCGTGTTCGGCGGCGGCAATATCGCGCCGGCCATTGCGTGCACCGTGCCGCTGCTGCGGCATGCCCGCGCGCGAGGATGGGCGGTGGCGCACAGTCGCATCGTGTACGCCGACGACGACGCCGACCACAATATTTTCAGCCTGAAGGTGCCGGGCATGCTGACCTTGAAAGAAGCCAGCCACGCCAGCGCCATCGTGCCCGAACTGGCGCCGCAGGGCGGCGAACTGGTGGTGCGCAAGACCGTGCCCTCGGCCTTTTTCGGCACCGGGTTGTCGGCCTGGCTGGCGCAGCGCGGCGTGCAGACCCTGGCAGTGGCCGGCGCGGTCACCAGCGGCTGCGTGCGCGCCAGCGTGGTCGACGCCATGTCGTACGGCCTGCGGCCGCTGGTCGTATCCGACTGCGTGGGCGACCGCGCCCAGGCGCCGCACGAGGCCAGCCTGTTCGACATGGAACAGAAATACGCCGCGGTCATGCCGCGCGACCAGGCGCTGGCGGCGCTGGACAGCCTGTAG
- a CDS encoding non-heme iron oxygenase ferredoxin subunit, with product MTWTKIATTDQLEDDDEILPVSVAQAQLALYRSDGEFFVSDNVCTHAYALLSDGFLEDGCIECPLHQARFDIRTGRAMCAPATSDIRVYPVRVDNGDILVDLDG from the coding sequence ATGACCTGGACCAAGATCGCCACCACCGACCAACTGGAAGACGACGACGAGATCCTGCCGGTCTCGGTTGCGCAGGCGCAGCTTGCCCTGTATCGCAGCGACGGCGAGTTCTTCGTGTCCGACAACGTCTGTACGCACGCCTACGCGCTGCTGTCGGATGGCTTTCTGGAAGACGGCTGCATCGAATGCCCGCTGCACCAGGCCAGGTTCGACATCCGCACCGGCCGCGCCATGTGCGCCCCCGCCACCAGCGATATCCGCGTCTATCCGGTCAGGGTCGACAACGGCGACATCCTGGTCGACCTCGACGGCTGA
- a CDS encoding 2,5-dihydroxypyridine 5,6-dioxygenase, with protein sequence MPVSDHEMISAWKQVLTLSRLQAGQTVTILTSAATHPQNLSAALIAAQSMGAVVNRLDLPPVNGDKALSRDSLAYLGTTPLTGNQAAIAALKASDLVLDLMTLLFSPEQHEILQTGTRILLAVEPPEVLARLVPTEADRTRVKRAAGRLSQAREMTVVSDAGTDLRCPLGEFPAISEYGFVDEPGRWDHWPSGFVLTFPNEGGASGTIVLDRGDILLPQKCYVAEPVRLTVENGYATRIEGGVDAELLSEYVASFNDPEAYAISHIGWGLQPRAHWTTLGLYDREATIGMDARAYEGNFLFSLGPNNEAGGKRTTTCHIDIPLRRCTVRLDGVDVVARGKVLDGGEA encoded by the coding sequence ATGCCTGTAAGCGATCATGAAATGATCAGTGCCTGGAAACAGGTGCTGACCCTGTCCAGGCTGCAAGCCGGCCAGACGGTCACCATCCTGACCAGCGCCGCCACCCATCCGCAGAACCTGTCCGCGGCCCTGATCGCCGCCCAGTCGATGGGCGCGGTGGTCAACCGGCTGGACCTGCCGCCCGTCAACGGCGACAAGGCGCTCAGCCGCGATTCGCTGGCCTACCTGGGCACCACCCCGCTGACCGGCAACCAGGCCGCCATCGCCGCCCTGAAAGCCAGCGACCTGGTGCTGGACCTGATGACGCTGCTGTTTTCACCCGAGCAGCACGAGATCCTGCAGACCGGAACCAGGATACTGCTGGCGGTCGAGCCGCCCGAGGTGCTGGCGCGCCTGGTGCCCACCGAGGCCGACCGCACGCGCGTCAAGCGCGCCGCCGGGCGCCTGTCGCAGGCGCGCGAGATGACGGTGGTGTCGGATGCCGGCACCGACCTGCGCTGCCCGCTGGGCGAATTTCCGGCCATCAGCGAGTACGGCTTCGTCGACGAGCCCGGCCGCTGGGACCACTGGCCCAGCGGATTCGTGCTGACCTTTCCGAACGAGGGCGGCGCCAGCGGCACCATTGTGCTCGATCGCGGCGACATCCTGCTGCCGCAGAAGTGCTACGTGGCCGAGCCGGTGCGCCTGACGGTGGAAAACGGCTATGCCACCCGCATCGAGGGCGGCGTGGACGCCGAGCTGCTCAGCGAATATGTGGCGTCGTTCAACGACCCCGAGGCCTATGCCATTTCACATATCGGCTGGGGCCTGCAGCCGCGCGCGCACTGGACCACCCTGGGCCTGTACGACCGCGAGGCCACCATCGGCATGGACGCGCGCGCCTACGAGGGCAATTTCCTGTTCTCGCTAGGCCCCAACAACGAGGCGGGCGGCAAGCGCACCACCACCTGCCACATCGACATCCCGCTGCGCCGCTGCACCGTCAGGCTCGACGGCGTGGACGTGGTGGCGCGCGGCAAGGTGCTGGACGGGGGCGAGGCATGA
- a CDS encoding aromatic ring-hydroxylating dioxygenase subunit alpha, giving the protein MYQSQTVIGRTLAAKDAALEDCIWPADALHAIPDWVYTSSAVYEKEIDAIFHGDTWNYVALEAEIPEPGDYKRSYVGPTPVVVSRAEDGSVNVFENRCAHRGAEFCRHSQGNAKEFVCPYHQWSYDLKGNLQGIPFKRGVNRAGGMPRDFRNEEHGLRKLRVTTRHGVIFASYSDQTEPIEQYLTPEILADFDTVFPGKPLKVLGYYRNELPCNWKMYHENLKDPYHATLLHSFLVVFGLLVAGNKSAMLVDTVHGRHGTMASAKSEDKYAKVSDENKKEMRSFHDGLSLRDDRFLEFVKEFDSPWSVTMQTVWPNLIVQREMNTLGVRQIVPNGPDSMIMQWTMFGYADDTPEMERHRLRQGNLMGPAGFLGLEDNEAMKFVQEGVRRASTGTNVLKLESGKLGTSDTLISEAAIRSMYAYYRQVMGFSVEHA; this is encoded by the coding sequence ATGTATCAATCGCAAACCGTCATCGGCCGCACCCTGGCGGCCAAGGATGCCGCCCTGGAAGACTGCATCTGGCCCGCGGATGCCCTGCACGCCATTCCCGACTGGGTCTACACCAGTTCGGCCGTGTACGAGAAAGAAATCGACGCCATCTTCCATGGCGACACCTGGAACTACGTGGCGCTGGAAGCCGAAATTCCCGAGCCAGGCGACTACAAGCGCTCTTATGTGGGGCCGACGCCGGTGGTGGTGTCGCGCGCCGAAGACGGCTCGGTGAATGTGTTCGAGAACCGCTGCGCGCACCGCGGCGCCGAATTCTGCCGCCACAGCCAGGGCAATGCGAAGGAGTTCGTGTGCCCGTACCACCAGTGGTCGTACGACTTGAAAGGCAACCTGCAGGGCATTCCGTTCAAGCGCGGCGTGAACCGCGCGGGCGGCATGCCCAGGGACTTCCGCAACGAAGAGCACGGCCTGCGCAAGCTGCGCGTGACCACCCGCCATGGCGTGATTTTCGCCTCGTACTCGGACCAGACCGAACCGATCGAGCAATACCTGACACCGGAGATCCTGGCCGACTTCGACACGGTGTTCCCGGGCAAGCCGCTGAAGGTGCTGGGCTATTACCGCAATGAACTGCCCTGCAACTGGAAGATGTACCACGAGAACCTGAAGGACCCCTATCACGCCACGCTGCTGCATTCGTTCCTGGTGGTGTTCGGCCTGCTGGTGGCCGGCAACAAATCGGCCATGCTGGTCGATACGGTGCACGGGCGGCACGGCACCATGGCCTCGGCCAAGAGCGAAGACAAATACGCCAAGGTCAGCGACGAGAACAAGAAAGAAATGCGCTCGTTCCACGACGGGCTGTCGCTGCGCGACGACCGCTTCCTGGAATTCGTGAAGGAATTCGATTCACCCTGGTCGGTCACCATGCAGACCGTCTGGCCGAACCTGATCGTGCAGCGCGAGATGAACACCTTGGGCGTGCGGCAGATCGTGCCCAACGGACCCGACAGCATGATCATGCAATGGACCATGTTCGGCTACGCCGACGACACGCCCGAGATGGAGCGCCACCGGCTGCGCCAGGGCAACCTGATGGGGCCGGCCGGCTTTTTGGGCCTGGAGGACAACGAAGCCATGAAATTCGTGCAGGAAGGGGTGCGGCGCGCCAGCACCGGCACCAATGTGCTGAAACTGGAGTCGGGCAAGCTGGGCACCTCGGACACGCTGATCTCCGAAGCCGCCATCCGCTCGATGTACGCCTATTACCGCCAGGTCATGGGCTTTTCGGTGGAGCACGCATGA
- a CDS encoding NAD(P)/FAD-dependent oxidoreductase — protein METPSSIVIAGAGQAGAVAAATLRELGYTGTLTLVGQEPHPPYERPPLSKAVLQDEAAAAATAVHPADFYRARDVRLITGTPVRALDPAARALRLADGRSLHYDRCLLATGGQARELPALPRGTAGVHYIRTLDDAAALRRALRPGAAVVVVGGGFLGLEVASTARALGAQVTLLETAPRLLERALPEAFSGWLAARARQAGVALHLGCRVQRIEPGAPARITLEDGTGLRADVLVVAIGLVPSVDLARAAGLAIDAGTGGIQVDAACRTSDPHVYAAGDCATQHRAALGASLRLESWQNANEQARAAAAGLLGLPRPEPAYPWFWTDQYGCNVQILGMPQPGLAYACRGHADPADEAPRFVWIGQRDGVPVHGIAVNAGGDLRQLRVLFERGLPIDPLRFADAAEPLKPLVKACQAAAAGA, from the coding sequence ATGGAAACCCCCTCGTCCATTGTGATCGCTGGCGCCGGACAGGCCGGCGCCGTGGCGGCCGCCACGCTGCGCGAACTGGGCTACACGGGCACGCTGACACTGGTCGGCCAGGAACCCCACCCGCCCTATGAGCGCCCGCCGCTGTCCAAGGCAGTGCTGCAGGACGAGGCCGCCGCCGCGGCCACCGCTGTGCACCCGGCCGATTTTTACCGCGCGCGCGACGTGCGGCTGATCACCGGCACGCCGGTGCGGGCGCTGGACCCCGCCGCCCGCGCGCTGCGCCTGGCCGATGGACGCAGCCTGCACTATGACCGCTGCCTGCTGGCCACCGGCGGCCAGGCGCGCGAACTGCCCGCGCTGCCGCGCGGCACGGCGGGCGTGCACTACATCCGCACCCTGGATGACGCGGCCGCGCTGCGGCGGGCGCTGCGTCCCGGCGCGGCGGTCGTGGTGGTGGGCGGCGGCTTTCTGGGGCTGGAGGTCGCGTCGACGGCGCGCGCGCTGGGCGCGCAAGTCACCCTGCTGGAAACCGCGCCGCGCCTGCTCGAACGCGCCCTGCCCGAGGCCTTTTCCGGCTGGCTGGCCGCGCGCGCGCGGCAGGCCGGCGTCGCGCTGCACCTGGGCTGCCGGGTGCAGCGCATCGAGCCCGGCGCGCCGGCCCGGATCACCCTGGAAGACGGCACCGGGCTGCGCGCCGACGTGCTGGTGGTCGCCATCGGGCTGGTGCCTTCCGTAGACCTGGCGCGCGCGGCCGGGCTGGCCATCGACGCCGGCACCGGCGGCATCCAGGTCGACGCCGCCTGCCGCACCAGCGACCCGCATGTCTATGCGGCGGGCGATTGCGCCACCCAGCACCGCGCGGCGCTGGGCGCCAGCCTGAGGCTGGAGTCGTGGCAGAACGCCAACGAGCAGGCGCGCGCCGCCGCGGCGGGCCTGCTGGGCCTGCCGCGACCCGAACCCGCCTATCCGTGGTTCTGGACCGACCAGTACGGCTGCAATGTGCAGATACTGGGCATGCCGCAGCCCGGGCTGGCCTACGCCTGCCGCGGCCACGCCGACCCCGCCGACGAGGCCCCGCGCTTCGTCTGGATCGGCCAGCGCGACGGGGTGCCGGTGCACGGCATTGCCGTCAATGCCGGCGGCGACCTGCGGCAGCTGCGGGTGCTGTTCGAGCGCGGGCTGCCGATCGACCCCCTGCGCTTCGCCGACGCGGCCGAGCCGCTCAAGCCGCTGGTCAAGGCCTGCCAGGCCGCGGCCGCCGGCGCCTGA